A window from Mycobacteriales bacterium encodes these proteins:
- a CDS encoding CBS domain-containing protein encodes MSPTPDQRMRCPRQYHEDQLGLACVAVNPRSRGALTASEVMTSPVTTVKADTSILEAAAMLARSGLSALPVLDDDGAVVGITTEADLARDQLCATRQRARTGQERIPTTVGEVMSRTPLIAPPDYELAELVSLMLVAGTSVVPVVDNCRLVGIISMREVLRIVGSGHSDPRSMPAPSDSSAVVHAEYQGLAMA; translated from the coding sequence ATGAGCCCCACACCAGATCAGCGGATGCGTTGCCCCCGCCAGTATCACGAGGATCAGCTCGGCCTGGCGTGCGTCGCTGTGAATCCCCGGTCCCGCGGTGCCCTGACCGCTTCTGAGGTGATGACGTCACCGGTGACCACGGTCAAAGCCGATACCTCGATCCTCGAGGCGGCGGCGATGTTGGCCCGGAGCGGTCTCAGCGCGCTACCGGTACTCGACGACGACGGTGCCGTCGTGGGCATCACCACCGAAGCCGACCTCGCGCGTGATCAACTTTGCGCCACCCGGCAACGCGCAAGGACGGGCCAGGAACGGATCCCGACGACGGTCGGTGAAGTGATGTCGAGGACTCCGCTGATCGCTCCGCCGGACTACGAACTGGCTGAGCTCGTATCGTTGATGCTCGTCGCGGGGACCAGCGTGGTACCTGTCGTCGACAACTGTCGCCTCGTGGGCATCATCAGCATGCGGGAGGTCCTGCGGATCGTCGGTTCAGGTCATTCCGACCCGCGGTCCATGCCGGCACCGTCCGACTCCTCGGCGGTCGTTCACGCCGAGTACCAGGGTCTGGCCATGGCCTGA